The Sulfolobus acidocaldarius DSM 639 genome has a window encoding:
- a CDS encoding COG1361 S-layer family protein: MKKRVSLILLILSIIVISTSFSYVISTATPNIQGYSSSPELITPGEQEIPITFHLINSNPYVLYNVQISPTDTYPFYLFNYYNVNPTVTIPEWTPGQMVNVTYIFNVANGVKDGIYEELLNIQAIVNNQSIYTQVSVGVPVLGYVNFTASSVWGTPSNPTVVGPGQTNTPLTIILQNLGNALVTNVTLEFSSQFPVKFLQNNATISAIEPGYYGEATVFASVYPNATEGVYYIKLKVNYYQNSVQYVTVPIDIGAVSKVSLTDTWGTPSNPQLAAAGSSFLPLTIYVENLGENLLSNVTLTLKSHYPIQFLQNNATIGFVPAGQYNYATVIASVDRNATPGVYYIPVTVSMYNGYKETVMMPIYVLGYVNFTASSVWGTPSNPTVVGPGQTNTPLTIILQNIGTATVTNATLQLESQYPVKFLQSNLSIGNIPVGVPIELTVLSNVYPNATTGVYFVSAKITYYDGITKNITFPIYIQGSNQVSLQGIWGSPSNPILVAPGENNIPLTVVVENLGENLLSNVTLTLKSHYPIQFLQNNATIGFVPAGQYNYATVIADIYPNASSGVYYIPVTVSMYNGYKETVMLPVEILGYVSIQAQSLWGSINSPITVSPGETQVPLTILLKNTGDVNVLNATLTFSNSEYPLKFSQTNAQVGIIPAGQENYATVTVSVYPNATPGVYYIPATLNYYNYKTEITVPVDIYSPNVSINVVTLPPQVFPGYYDVRLLTILTNYGNGIAENASISVSTPFQVISSPEIKIGALPIGSPVNVTFLINIPNDTIPKTYTVNFTVTFDGGKANYQYALNVYPKANIIITNVKYSTINPGDSNVPITITLKNTGNATAKNVIVRLGTSDVIYPHVSSSNPLQALTASEVFVGDINPQQTANVTFVVDISGGASPGVYPLAIAATWNQTGAIFPFEQSDTFYVSISQPFLSQLFSSPLIYVIIAIIIVIIIIVVVLSRFRRKK; encoded by the coding sequence ATGAAGAAAAGGGTTTCCCTAATATTACTGATTCTATCAATAATTGTTATCTCTACTTCCTTTAGTTACGTTATATCAACTGCTACACCAAACATTCAAGGATACTCGTCTTCCCCTGAGCTTATAACACCAGGAGAACAAGAGATACCTATAACATTTCACCTGATAAATTCAAACCCCTATGTCCTGTATAATGTACAAATTTCACCGACAGATACATATCCTTTTTACCTGTTCAACTACTATAATGTTAACCCTACAGTTACTATACCAGAATGGACTCCAGGACAAATGGTTAATGTCACATATATCTTCAATGTGGCAAATGGAGTTAAGGACGGAATTTATGAAGAGTTATTAAATATCCAGGCTATAGTTAATAACCAGAGCATATATACTCAAGTATCAGTAGGAGTTCCAGTTCTGGGTTATGTTAACTTCACAGCATCATCAGTATGGGGAACACCATCAAACCCAACAGTAGTAGGACCAGGACAAACAAACACACCACTAACAATAATACTACAAAACCTCGGAAACGCGTTAGTTACTAATGTCACCTTAGAGTTCAGCTCCCAGTTCCCCGTTAAATTCCTACAAAATAACGCAACAATTTCAGCCATAGAGCCAGGATATTATGGAGAGGCAACAGTCTTTGCCTCCGTATACCCCAACGCTACGGAAGGAGTATATTACATAAAACTTAAGGTAAATTATTACCAGAACAGTGTTCAGTATGTCACAGTCCCTATCGACATAGGTGCAGTTAGTAAAGTATCGTTGACAGATACATGGGGAACTCCGTCCAATCCTCAATTGGCTGCGGCTGGTTCCTCATTTTTACCCCTAACAATCTATGTGGAGAATTTGGGAGAAAACCTACTATCAAACGTAACACTAACACTAAAATCACACTACCCAATACAATTCCTACAAAATAATGCAACAATAGGCTTCGTACCAGCAGGACAATACAACTACGCAACAGTAATAGCAAGTGTAGATAGGAATGCAACACCAGGTGTCTACTACATTCCAGTTACAGTAAGCATGTACAATGGGTACAAAGAGACTGTAATGATGCCTATATACGTTTTGGGGTATGTTAACTTCACAGCATCATCAGTATGGGGAACACCATCAAACCCAACAGTAGTAGGACCAGGACAAACAAACACACCACTAACAATAATACTACAGAATATAGGTACTGCAACTGTAACTAATGCTACATTACAACTAGAGTCACAATATCCAGTAAAGTTCCTTCAAAGTAACTTGAGTATAGGTAACATACCTGTTGGAGTACCTATTGAATTGACTGTGTTGAGCAATGTATATCCTAATGCAACAACTGGTGTGTATTTTGTAAGTGCTAAAATAACATATTATGACGGTATAACGAAGAATATCACGTTCCCAATATACATTCAGGGAAGTAATCAGGTTTCCTTACAGGGAATATGGGGCTCACCATCAAACCCAATACTTGTTGCACCTGGTGAAAATAATATACCTCTAACTGTTGTTGTGGAGAATTTGGGAGAAAACCTACTATCAAACGTAACACTAACACTAAAATCACACTACCCAATACAATTCCTACAAAATAACGCAACAATAGGCTTCGTACCAGCAGGACAATACAACTACGCAACAGTAATAGCCGATATATATCCCAATGCGTCCTCTGGAGTTTACTACATTCCAGTTACAGTAAGCATGTACAATGGGTACAAAGAGACTGTAATGCTTCCTGTTGAAATACTAGGTTACGTGTCAATACAAGCTCAGTCTTTATGGGGTAGTATAAATTCACCCATAACAGTAAGTCCTGGAGAGACGCAGGTACCATTGACAATTCTCCTTAAGAACACAGGAGATGTAAACGTACTTAATGCGACACTGACCTTCTCTAATAGTGAGTACCCATTAAAATTCTCTCAAACTAATGCACAAGTAGGCATTATACCTGCAGGGCAAGAGAACTACGCTACTGTAACAGTCAGTGTCTACCCAAATGCAACTCCTGGAGTATATTACATACCTGCTACACTAAACTATTATAATTATAAGACCGAAATAACGGTGCCAGTGGACATTTACAGTCCAAATGTTTCCATAAATGTAGTCACCCTTCCACCACAGGTATTCCCAGGTTATTATGATGTGAGATTGCTAACAATATTGACGAACTACGGAAATGGAATAGCTGAAAACGCCAGTATAAGTGTATCAACACCATTCCAAGTGATCTCATCACCTGAGATTAAGATTGGAGCACTACCTATAGGATCACCTGTAAATGTCACTTTCTTAATCAACATTCCAAACGACACTATTCCAAAGACGTATACAGTAAACTTTACCGTAACATTTGACGGAGGTAAGGCAAATTACCAGTACGCATTAAATGTATATCCCAAAGCTAATATCATAATCACAAATGTCAAGTACTCCACAATAAACCCAGGAGATAGTAATGTGCCCATAACCATTACGTTAAAGAACACAGGTAATGCCACAGCTAAAAATGTAATAGTCAGACTAGGGACGTCAGATGTAATATATCCTCATGTCAGTTCCTCTAACCCACTACAAGCGCTAACCGCATCAGAGGTATTTGTAGGGGACATTAATCCACAACAGACTGCAAATGTGACATTTGTTGTTGATATAAGTGGAGGAGCTTCCCCAGGTGTTTATCCATTAGCCATCGCAGCAACATGGAATCAAACAGGAGCCATATTCCCATTTGAGCAATCTGACACATTTTATGTGAGCATATCTCAACCGTTCCTCTCACAACTATTTAGCTCTCCGCTAATTTACGTTATAATAGCTATAATTATCGTTATAATAATAATAGTGGTTGTCTTATCAAGATTTAGAAGGAAAAAGTAA